One window from the genome of Anaerotruncus rubiinfantis encodes:
- a CDS encoding FeoA family protein, whose product MPLTMAQTGSRSKVKMIHGKDETRRFLESLGFVEGGEVTVVSELGGNLIVNIKDTRIALSKAMANRIMIEEGIS is encoded by the coding sequence ATGCCGTTGACAATGGCACAGACAGGCAGCCGGAGCAAAGTGAAAATGATCCATGGAAAGGATGAAACGAGGCGGTTTCTGGAAAGCCTGGGCTTTGTGGAAGGCGGAGAGGTGACAGTCGTGTCCGAGCTAGGCGGGAACCTGATCGTAAATATCAAGGATACCCGGATTGCGCTGAGCAAAGCGATGGCGAACCGGATCATGATAGAGGAGGGAATCTCATGA
- a CDS encoding LacI family DNA-binding transcriptional regulator: protein MFAQSLVSSSMRTIGILVTDIRELHHSNTAYTIEQEFSRLGYCCMLCNTGEEPESQSNYLRMMGARKVDGVVLLGSVFQTRYIQNEIARHLPETPVVMANGYLPLPNVCGILCDDRGGVCECVTSLLRRGHTQIGFVQDFDNASSRQKCQGYLEAFERMGIACNRDNIHRGVCSIEGGMDSTRRLLERNPLITAILFGEDIAAVGGIKALKKLGKRVPQDVEVAGFNNSVYTEVSSPELTSVDNKMGIMGMTAARTLYDMISGVKPASRMTLSVDVVYRESLKK from the coding sequence ATGTTCGCCCAGAGCCTTGTGAGCAGCTCAATGCGCACGATCGGTATTCTGGTCACCGATATCCGGGAACTGCACCATTCCAACACCGCCTATACCATCGAGCAGGAATTCAGCAGGCTGGGTTATTGCTGCATGCTTTGCAATACCGGCGAGGAGCCCGAAAGCCAGAGCAATTACCTGCGCATGATGGGCGCGCGCAAGGTGGACGGCGTGGTGCTGCTCGGTTCGGTTTTTCAGACCCGGTATATCCAGAATGAGATTGCCAGGCACCTGCCTGAAACGCCGGTCGTCATGGCAAACGGCTATCTGCCGCTGCCGAATGTCTGCGGCATTCTCTGTGACGACCGCGGAGGCGTCTGTGAATGCGTGACAAGCCTTCTGCGGCGCGGGCACACCCAGATCGGTTTTGTGCAGGACTTTGACAACGCCAGTTCCCGGCAGAAATGTCAGGGCTATCTGGAGGCGTTTGAACGGATGGGGATTGCCTGCAACCGGGACAATATCCACCGCGGGGTCTGTTCCATCGAAGGCGGCATGGATTCCACTCGCAGGCTGCTCGAACGCAATCCTCTGATCACCGCGATCCTCTTCGGGGAGGATATCGCGGCGGTCGGCGGCATCAAGGCGTTGAAAAAACTCGGCAAGCGGGTGCCGCAGGATGTGGAAGTGGCCGGTTTTAACAATTCGGTCTACACCGAGGTCAGCAGTCCGGAACTCACTTCGGTTGACAACAAGATGGGGATTATGGGCATGACCGCCGCGCGGACACTGTATGATATGATCAGCGGTGTGAAGCCGGCCTCCCGGATGACCCTTTCTGTGGATGTGGTCTATCGGGAAAGCCTGAAAAAATAA
- the yiaK gene encoding 3-dehydro-L-gulonate 2-dehydrogenase has translation MRIPYDELVAEFNRVLIKKGFDETDALEAAKIFADNSVDGVYSHGVNRFPRVVSYIEKGYIKPDKKAIRVGGSGGFERWDGQLGMGNLNAKRCMDRAVELAGEYGVGVVALGNNNHWMRGGYFGWQAADAGCIGICWTNTMPNMPAWGGKDRRIGNNPFIIAIPRSNGEHVVIDCAMAQFSYGKIEECRLKKIPLPVVGGYDSNGNVTTDPAEIEKTWRVLPIGYWKGSGISIALDLVATVLSGGLSVTAVGKKCEEEYALSQMLIAIDPRHVAAQNISDMLINEVIDDIKASEPATEGGKILYPGEPEILTRRDNLANGIPVLEEIWAQIKAM, from the coding sequence ATGAGAATCCCTTATGACGAACTGGTGGCAGAATTTAACCGCGTCCTGATCAAAAAAGGCTTTGACGAAACGGATGCGCTCGAAGCGGCGAAAATTTTTGCCGACAACAGTGTGGACGGCGTCTATTCCCACGGCGTCAACCGCTTCCCACGCGTCGTTTCCTACATCGAAAAAGGCTACATCAAGCCGGACAAGAAAGCGATCAGGGTTGGCGGAAGCGGAGGGTTTGAACGCTGGGACGGCCAGCTTGGCATGGGAAACCTCAATGCGAAGCGCTGCATGGACCGTGCGGTGGAGCTTGCGGGCGAATATGGCGTGGGCGTCGTGGCGCTCGGCAACAACAACCACTGGATGCGCGGCGGATATTTCGGCTGGCAGGCGGCGGACGCAGGCTGCATCGGCATCTGCTGGACCAACACGATGCCCAATATGCCCGCCTGGGGCGGCAAAGACCGCCGCATCGGCAATAACCCTTTCATCATTGCAATCCCGCGCTCGAACGGCGAGCATGTTGTGATCGACTGCGCGATGGCGCAGTTCTCCTATGGAAAAATCGAGGAGTGCCGGCTCAAAAAGATACCGCTGCCGGTTGTCGGCGGCTATGACTCCAATGGCAACGTCACCACTGACCCGGCTGAGATCGAAAAGACCTGGCGGGTGCTGCCGATCGGTTACTGGAAGGGCTCCGGTATCTCGATTGCGCTCGACCTGGTGGCGACCGTGCTTTCCGGCGGCCTTTCGGTTACCGCTGTCGGTAAAAAGTGTGAGGAAGAATATGCGCTCTCCCAGATGCTGATCGCGATCGATCCACGCCATGTTGCCGCACAGAATATCTCCGACATGCTGATCAACGAGGTCATCGACGATATCAAAGCTTCCGAACCGGCCACAGAAGGTGGAAAAATCCTCTATCCCGGAGAGCCGGAGATCCTGACCCGCCGTGACAACCTCGCAAACGGTATCCCGGTCCTTGAGGAAATCTGGGCGCAGATCAAAGCGATGTAA
- a CDS encoding glycerol dehydrogenase, with the protein MTTTSTRAFACPLKYIQGPGEFDNLERYTSGFGPKVCFLIDGFLYDGLNARLAGIYSPTQSEYLAIRFEGECCQEEFERVGRLAGEFGADVLVGVGGGKTLDTMKVIANEVGLPLIIAPTSASTDAPTSAMSVIYTKDGVYVKNVRHKRHSEMVLMDTEIIAKAPVRLFVSGMGDALATYFEAAANDRSDSANYIGGGYRRCKAGMAIAQMCYDILLADGLRAKLSLEAGCCSEAVENVIEANTLLSGLGFENTGCACAHGIHAGLTELPSTHRFYHGEKVAFGVVCQLMLENAPGELVDEVLGFMTAVGLPVTLGDLNVEATPENVRIIAHKTAVENKLIQAEPFLITEDSVYNAILAADAAGRYYRA; encoded by the coding sequence ATGACTACGACAAGCACAAGGGCCTTTGCCTGCCCGCTGAAATATATCCAGGGACCGGGTGAATTTGACAATCTCGAACGTTATACCAGCGGCTTCGGCCCGAAGGTTTGTTTTTTGATTGACGGTTTTTTATATGACGGGTTGAATGCCCGGCTTGCGGGCATCTACAGCCCGACCCAGTCGGAATATCTGGCGATCAGATTCGAAGGCGAGTGCTGCCAGGAGGAATTCGAGCGGGTCGGCAGGCTCGCCGGGGAATTCGGCGCGGACGTACTGGTCGGCGTGGGCGGCGGCAAGACGCTCGACACGATGAAGGTCATCGCAAACGAAGTGGGGCTTCCGCTGATTATCGCGCCTACTTCCGCCTCGACCGACGCGCCGACTTCGGCCATGTCGGTCATCTATACCAAAGACGGCGTCTATGTCAAAAACGTGCGGCATAAACGTCACTCGGAGATGGTACTGATGGATACCGAGATCATTGCGAAGGCACCGGTCCGGCTGTTTGTCTCCGGTATGGGCGATGCGCTCGCAACCTATTTCGAAGCCGCCGCCAACGACCGTTCGGACAGCGCCAACTATATCGGCGGCGGATACCGCCGCTGCAAGGCGGGCATGGCGATCGCGCAGATGTGCTATGACATCCTGCTGGCGGACGGACTGCGTGCAAAGCTTTCGCTTGAGGCGGGCTGCTGCAGCGAAGCGGTCGAAAATGTCATCGAGGCGAATACCCTGCTCTCCGGCCTGGGCTTTGAAAATACAGGCTGTGCCTGTGCGCACGGTATCCATGCGGGTCTCACCGAGCTGCCTTCCACCCACCGGTTCTACCATGGGGAAAAGGTGGCGTTTGGCGTGGTCTGCCAGCTCATGCTGGAAAACGCGCCGGGCGAACTGGTCGACGAGGTGCTCGGCTTCATGACGGCGGTGGGTCTGCCGGTCACGCTCGGCGACCTCAATGTGGAGGCCACACCGGAGAATGTGCGAATCATCGCGCATAAGACAGCGGTCGAGAATAAGCTGATCCAGGCGGAGCCGTTCCTCATCACCGAGGACAGCGTTTATAACGCTATCTTAGCGGCGGATGCGGCTGGCCGGTATTACCGTGCCTGA
- a CDS encoding electron transfer flavoprotein subunit alpha/FixB family protein: protein MNGKSRRNEIWVICETKGGTLTDASCELLWKARELAGHAGAAVSALLMSGADTASAAFAAGADFVRAAPAASTVRTAYETARIVAAAAKETPPLAILLPATVYGVYGRAAAPQVAALLGAGLTADCTGLAMEGDLLVQTRPAFGGNILAEIVGTGSLPQMATVRPKAMPAPVLDYSRTGPVKPLAVPKLDLPLRLLRRVCEAPAQTLTGAQLIVAGGLGAGGREGFAKLSELAGRLGCPLGASRAAVNAGLAPYAAQVGQTGVTVRPKLYLAFGISGAVQHLAGMGASDYIIAVNTDRRAPIFDHADYGVVADSIEVMDLLLKQLES from the coding sequence ATGAACGGGAAAAGCCGCCGCAATGAGATCTGGGTGATTTGTGAGACAAAGGGCGGTACGCTGACCGATGCTTCGTGCGAGCTGCTTTGGAAAGCGCGGGAGTTGGCGGGACACGCCGGGGCCGCGGTATCCGCGCTGCTCATGAGCGGCGCGGATACCGCATCCGCCGCGTTTGCGGCGGGCGCGGACTTTGTCCGCGCGGCCCCGGCCGCGTCCACTGTGCGCACCGCTTATGAAACCGCGCGGATCGTGGCGGCTGCGGCGAAGGAGACGCCGCCGCTCGCGATTCTGCTGCCCGCCACCGTTTACGGCGTTTACGGCCGCGCGGCCGCCCCGCAGGTGGCGGCGCTGCTCGGCGCCGGGCTCACCGCCGACTGCACCGGCCTTGCGATGGAAGGGGATCTGCTCGTGCAGACCCGGCCCGCGTTCGGAGGGAACATTCTGGCCGAGATCGTCGGCACCGGGAGCCTGCCGCAGATGGCGACGGTTCGGCCGAAAGCGATGCCCGCGCCTGTGCTCGATTATTCCCGCACCGGTCCAGTGAAACCGCTCGCGGTTCCGAAGCTGGATCTTCCTCTGCGGCTGCTGCGCCGGGTGTGCGAAGCACCCGCGCAGACGCTTACCGGCGCGCAGCTGATCGTTGCGGGCGGGCTTGGCGCGGGCGGCAGGGAAGGCTTTGCGAAGCTTTCTGAGCTTGCGGGGCGTCTCGGCTGTCCGCTTGGCGCGTCGCGCGCGGCGGTCAACGCTGGGCTTGCGCCGTATGCGGCGCAGGTGGGGCAAACCGGTGTGACGGTGCGGCCAAAGCTCTATCTGGCCTTCGGAATTTCCGGCGCGGTGCAGCACCTCGCCGGGATGGGGGCCTCCGATTATATCATCGCGGTCAACACCGACCGGCGCGCGCCGATCTTCGACCACGCCGATTATGGGGTCGTCGCGGACAGCATCGAAGTGATGGATCTGTTGCTGAAACAGTTAGAAAGTTGA
- a CDS encoding electron transfer flavoprotein subunit beta/FixA family protein: MEICVCLKQVPETQDVGLDKDTHTLQRDAATLILNPADAAALELAYRLKKVHGGSITALSMGGKKAAAVLSHAAAQGADATVLVSDPLFAGSDTFATAQVLSRAVRRLGPFDLILCGRRAIDGETGQVGGELSVMLDAAYLANVFSLGVEGNEAFCTSLHEEGFDEYAVRLPAVLSICEGAAQEHMPSLLDLRRARKVPLEGLFAGDLGFQKGEAGLAGSKTRVRRVFSPEKGMRQCAFAEDLPAGAFAICKKLAEVTG; the protein is encoded by the coding sequence ATGGAAATCTGCGTCTGTTTAAAACAGGTTCCCGAAACACAGGATGTGGGGCTAGACAAAGACACCCATACCCTGCAGCGGGACGCTGCCACGCTGATTTTAAATCCCGCTGACGCAGCCGCGCTGGAACTGGCATACCGGCTTAAAAAAGTGCATGGCGGCAGCATTACGGCGCTTTCGATGGGCGGAAAAAAAGCCGCCGCGGTGCTTTCACACGCGGCGGCACAGGGCGCGGACGCGACCGTGCTGGTGAGCGATCCGCTCTTTGCCGGATCGGATACCTTTGCGACTGCGCAGGTGCTTTCCCGTGCCGTCCGGCGTCTTGGCCCGTTTGACCTGATCCTCTGCGGCCGCCGGGCGATCGACGGCGAGACCGGGCAGGTCGGCGGCGAGCTTTCGGTGATGCTGGATGCGGCATATCTTGCAAATGTCTTCTCCCTGGGCGTTGAGGGAAACGAAGCGTTCTGCACGAGTTTGCACGAGGAAGGGTTCGACGAATACGCCGTGCGGCTCCCCGCGGTGCTTTCGATCTGCGAAGGCGCGGCGCAGGAACATATGCCGTCGCTTCTGGATCTGCGGCGCGCGCGGAAAGTCCCGCTGGAGGGGCTTTTTGCCGGTGACCTGGGATTTCAAAAGGGTGAGGCCGGGCTTGCGGGGTCCAAAACGCGGGTGCGAAGGGTCTTTTCGCCGGAAAAAGGGATGCGCCAATGCGCTTTCGCGGAGGATCTCCCGGCAGGCGCCTTTGCAATCTGCAAAAAACTTGCGGAGGTGACCGGATGA
- a CDS encoding (Fe-S)-binding protein, whose protein sequence is MLSEKANKTVKACRFCWMCRHLCPIGLKTGRENNTPRAKGILLDMAGHGEAYSVSMAEDMYECLLCGACAAGCETGFDPRIFIREARTKAVVEDVVPDYVQAVIDNLTETGNLWGIPSEKKAEVLSPWSKDKAEVILYAGETAALKTPQMVETAAKLLAAAGVDFATLRDEPSSGAMLGDLIGYVDDTAACAKILAEAIASAGAKTVVVLDPADANVMKQEYPQWGIELGADVVTATAYFAELAAQGRLNPAKVTVADATYHDPDRLARDLDETQPARDLLAAMGIAWKEMFFNRDMVRSCGEQAVKAHSPKIVALTAAGRWEDVDRCGRKTVITASPSDYEILSADIPKGHAVEDLFALLAKACGL, encoded by the coding sequence ATGTTATCGGAAAAAGCGAACAAAACTGTAAAGGCCTGCCGGTTCTGCTGGATGTGCCGGCATCTGTGCCCCATTGGTCTCAAGACCGGCCGGGAGAACAATACCCCGCGCGCGAAAGGAATCCTGCTCGATATGGCGGGCCACGGCGAGGCATATTCGGTGTCGATGGCGGAAGATATGTATGAATGCCTGCTTTGCGGCGCTTGTGCCGCGGGCTGTGAAACCGGCTTCGATCCGCGGATCTTCATCCGCGAAGCCCGCACAAAAGCGGTCGTTGAGGATGTGGTGCCGGATTATGTGCAGGCGGTTATCGACAATCTCACCGAAACCGGGAATCTCTGGGGCATCCCGTCTGAAAAGAAAGCCGAAGTGCTGTCCCCCTGGTCGAAGGACAAAGCCGAGGTGATCCTCTACGCGGGAGAGACCGCCGCGCTCAAAACCCCACAGATGGTGGAAACGGCGGCGAAGCTGCTCGCGGCGGCGGGCGTCGATTTCGCAACGCTCCGCGACGAACCGTCCAGCGGGGCCATGCTGGGTGATTTGATCGGCTATGTGGACGACACAGCCGCCTGTGCGAAAATACTGGCGGAAGCGATCGCGTCAGCCGGGGCGAAAACCGTGGTCGTGCTCGATCCGGCCGACGCGAACGTCATGAAGCAGGAATATCCACAATGGGGGATCGAACTGGGCGCTGATGTCGTGACCGCCACCGCATACTTTGCGGAGCTGGCCGCGCAGGGCAGGCTCAATCCGGCGAAGGTCACGGTCGCGGACGCGACCTATCATGACCCGGACCGGCTGGCCCGCGACCTCGACGAGACCCAGCCCGCACGCGACCTGCTCGCGGCAATGGGGATTGCGTGGAAAGAGATGTTCTTTAACCGCGATATGGTTCGTTCCTGCGGAGAACAGGCGGTCAAAGCGCACTCGCCGAAGATTGTGGCGCTTACGGCGGCCGGGCGCTGGGAGGATGTCGACCGGTGCGGCAGAAAGACGGTGATCACCGCTTCACCATCCGACTATGAGATCCTCTCGGCGGACATCCCGAAGGGGCACGCGGTCGAAGACCTTTTCGCGCTGCTGGCAAAAGCCTGCGGCTTGTAA
- a CDS encoding FAD-binding oxidoreductase: protein MQINELLYQFIRSELEDAVGGENVSTRSSDLLVHSVDYFFVSRMWEDRGKNTPQPDFVVRPGSAQEVSKVLKIANYYQIPVTTWGGGSGSQGGALPVAGGIVLDTKRMNRILDFNPNSMCVTVETGANFQQLEWYANERGYSLMHYPSSMNCATVGGFLAHRGIGVLSTKYGKIDDMTVSLEIVLPNGDIIESSPVPKHAAGPDLAQIFIGSEGTLGVMTKVTLRLYEKPETRRFRAFLFKNVTDGIACGRDILRKVKPSIMRLYDEAETVSIIKEVLGFAAPGAFMNIAVEGMTEIVDIEERIILETCAKYEAQDLGHEYGEKWWDSRVTFFYPGHALDLPKMYGTLDTVATYDNIEKIYHAKKKAIADNFEGVRYIAHFSHWYEWGCMIYDRFIMDHPPEDAVECIQLHNRIWNVSVRASLANGGVVNDHHGVGIKLGHLMKEQYGPGMQVFEALKEKLDPNHIMNPCKLGL from the coding sequence ATGCAAATCAACGAGCTTTTATATCAGTTTATCCGCTCCGAACTGGAGGACGCGGTAGGCGGAGAGAACGTGAGCACCCGTTCGAGCGACCTGCTGGTACATAGCGTGGACTATTTCTTTGTCAGCCGCATGTGGGAGGACCGCGGCAAAAACACCCCGCAGCCGGACTTTGTGGTGCGTCCCGGCTCGGCGCAGGAGGTCTCCAAGGTTCTCAAGATCGCAAACTACTATCAGATACCGGTCACGACCTGGGGCGGCGGCTCCGGTTCGCAGGGCGGCGCGCTTCCAGTAGCGGGCGGCATCGTGCTTGACACCAAACGGATGAACCGCATCCTCGACTTCAACCCCAACTCGATGTGCGTGACGGTCGAAACCGGCGCGAATTTTCAGCAGCTCGAATGGTATGCGAACGAACGCGGCTATTCGCTGATGCACTATCCGAGCTCAATGAACTGCGCGACGGTCGGTGGATTTCTTGCGCACCGCGGCATCGGCGTTCTCTCCACCAAATACGGCAAGATCGACGACATGACCGTGAGCCTTGAAATCGTGCTCCCGAATGGGGACATCATCGAGTCCTCGCCGGTGCCGAAGCACGCGGCCGGCCCGGATTTGGCCCAGATTTTTATCGGGTCCGAAGGGACGCTCGGCGTCATGACCAAGGTCACCCTGCGGCTCTATGAAAAACCGGAAACGCGGCGTTTTCGGGCGTTCCTCTTCAAGAATGTCACCGACGGCATCGCCTGCGGCCGTGACATCCTCCGGAAGGTGAAGCCTTCGATCATGCGCCTTTACGACGAAGCGGAAACCGTTTCGATCATCAAGGAAGTACTCGGCTTTGCGGCGCCCGGCGCGTTCATGAACATCGCGGTCGAAGGCATGACCGAGATTGTCGATATTGAGGAGCGTATCATCCTGGAGACCTGCGCCAAATATGAGGCGCAGGACCTCGGCCACGAATACGGCGAGAAATGGTGGGACAGCCGCGTCACCTTTTTCTATCCCGGGCACGCGCTCGACCTGCCGAAGATGTACGGGACGCTTGACACGGTCGCCACCTATGACAACATCGAAAAGATTTATCACGCCAAAAAGAAAGCGATAGCCGACAACTTTGAAGGCGTGCGTTATATCGCGCATTTCTCCCACTGGTATGAATGGGGATGCATGATCTATGACCGGTTCATTATGGATCATCCGCCGGAGGATGCGGTCGAATGCATCCAGCTGCACAACCGGATCTGGAACGTCAGCGTGCGTGCGAGCCTTGCAAACGGCGGTGTGGTCAACGACCATCACGGCGTGGGGATCAAGCTCGGCCACCTCATGAAGGAACAGTATGGGCCCGGCATGCAGGTATTCGAGGCGCTCAAGGAAAAACTTGACCCGAATCACATCATGAACCCCTGCAAGCTGGGGCTTTAA
- a CDS encoding TRAP transporter large permease translates to MLLIAGGFLILFLIIGVPVSFAIGFSGVLALMLGSDVPIFMAVQQMIRGINSFPMMAGPLFILAGEILSGAQLSKRILDFSRSLLSWMKGGLGMVCVLANMIFAGISGSGAATMAAVGSLCTPELKESGYDRSFVASLIAGSGSLGPIIPPSINMIVFASLTGFSVGKLFLGGLGPGILIGLLLMGMCNWYARRHKIDQGTGTFSLREVGKSFSKAFFALLTPLIIIGGVITGVFTATESGIIACLYGLVCGGFIYRTLHLKDLYKIFKRAIESSAMLMMLMGISNIYAYIFAKENVGGAIKSIMLSISTDPTVVVCIIIGLMLVIGCFMETIAAMVVILPVIYPIVLELGVDPLVFGVLFSIATVVGGLTPPVGLYLFISMNIAEAPFKEAIRYTLPVVLFVLFTMILTLFVPQVVTLIPNLLMGT, encoded by the coding sequence ATGTTGCTGATCGCAGGTGGATTTCTCATCCTTTTTCTGATCATCGGCGTGCCGGTCAGCTTTGCAATCGGCTTTTCTGGCGTGCTGGCCTTGATGCTCGGCAGCGATGTGCCGATTTTCATGGCGGTCCAGCAGATGATCCGCGGGATCAACTCCTTCCCGATGATGGCGGGGCCGCTCTTCATTCTGGCGGGTGAAATTTTGAGCGGCGCGCAGCTGTCGAAACGCATTCTGGATTTCAGCCGTTCGCTGCTTTCCTGGATGAAAGGCGGACTCGGTATGGTCTGTGTGCTGGCCAATATGATCTTCGCGGGCATCTCCGGTTCCGGCGCCGCCACAATGGCGGCGGTCGGGTCGCTGTGTACCCCGGAGCTCAAGGAATCCGGCTATGACCGTTCGTTTGTGGCCTCGCTGATCGCGGGTTCCGGTTCGCTTGGCCCGATCATTCCGCCGAGCATCAACATGATCGTTTTCGCCTCGCTGACTGGATTCTCGGTCGGAAAGCTTTTTCTCGGCGGCCTGGGGCCAGGCATCCTGATCGGCCTTCTGCTGATGGGCATGTGCAACTGGTATGCGCGCAGGCATAAGATCGACCAGGGTACCGGCACCTTCAGCCTCCGTGAGGTTGGAAAATCGTTCAGCAAAGCGTTTTTTGCCCTGCTTACACCGCTTATCATCATCGGCGGCGTCATCACCGGCGTTTTTACCGCCACCGAGAGCGGCATCATCGCCTGCCTCTACGGTCTCGTTTGCGGCGGTTTCATCTACCGCACGCTGCACCTCAAGGACCTCTATAAAATTTTCAAGCGGGCGATCGAATCCTCGGCCATGCTGATGATGCTGATGGGTATTTCGAACATCTACGCCTACATCTTCGCCAAGGAGAACGTCGGCGGCGCAATCAAGAGCATTATGCTCTCCATTTCCACCGATCCGACCGTGGTTGTCTGCATCATCATCGGCCTCATGCTGGTGATCGGATGCTTTATGGAAACCATCGCGGCGATGGTTGTCATCCTGCCGGTGATCTATCCGATCGTGCTGGAGCTGGGCGTGGACCCGCTCGTGTTCGGCGTGCTCTTTTCAATCGCCACGGTGGTCGGCGGGCTGACCCCGCCGGTTGGGCTCTATCTGTTCATCTCGATGAACATCGCGGAAGCGCCCTTTAAGGAGGCGATCCGCTATACACTGCCGGTTGTGCTGTTCGTGCTCTTTACGATGATTCTGACCCTGTTCGTTCCGCAGGTCGTCACCCTGATCCCGAACCTGCTCATGGGCACCTAG
- a CDS encoding TRAP transporter small permease translates to MKTWLKIDRWIDIVQTWICIVLFVLILFFGSIQIFGRYIFGVSTPWSEELMRFSAIWLTMVGSALTIRVDGHVSVDILLGFMKNNKARSVLFTAARLICVVFLIVYLPASIQLVMRSGNSMAASLPISYVYIYSAVPVGIVMMILSYITTIPAYARQYAKGEK, encoded by the coding sequence ATGAAAACATGGCTGAAGATAGACCGCTGGATCGATATTGTCCAGACCTGGATCTGCATCGTCCTGTTTGTGCTGATCCTGTTCTTCGGCAGTATCCAGATCTTTGGGCGGTACATATTCGGCGTTTCCACCCCCTGGTCAGAGGAGCTGATGCGCTTCTCGGCCATCTGGTTGACCATGGTCGGTTCGGCGCTCACCATCCGCGTGGATGGCCACGTGTCGGTCGATATCCTGCTGGGTTTCATGAAGAACAACAAGGCCCGGTCGGTCCTGTTCACCGCGGCGCGGCTGATCTGCGTGGTATTCCTGATCGTCTACCTGCCCGCGTCGATCCAACTGGTGATGCGCAGCGGGAATTCGATGGCCGCCTCGCTGCCGATTTCCTATGTGTATATCTATTCCGCGGTGCCGGTCGGGATCGTTATGATGATCCTGTCCTATATCACCACCATCCCGGCTTACGCGAGACAATATGCGAAAGGGGAGAAATAA
- a CDS encoding TRAP transporter substrate-binding protein, giving the protein MKKRILSLVLAAVMVLAFAACGSSSGNSTAPAASGAPAPAESKDAAPADSGEVIELSFGHIQNPGHALAIAPEEFKQFVEEKTNGRVKITIFPSSQLGTQREMIEQTVMGTLDINFSSVAELSTGLNKPIIGAFELPFLSKDLKTQERLINEVVMPELPKLLEGTGLKMLNCYSNGIRQPILKTRPITKLDDLKGLKMRCAETPLYVNLWTSLGCTVVTSPWSEAYTVVQQGVADAAEADAVGLVNVNLQEVSNYYSRMGHIGAIYPTYINEEKWNSIPADLQEIIMECAAESQAKQIADRQGLDDIAEKAIADAGVEINDVPDEERAKMRAACQKMYDDFAAENNCQELIDKLLAIDA; this is encoded by the coding sequence ATGAAAAAAAGGATTCTTTCCCTGGTACTGGCAGCAGTTATGGTCCTGGCGTTCGCGGCCTGCGGTTCGTCTTCCGGAAATTCCACGGCCCCGGCTGCTTCCGGCGCCCCGGCGCCGGCTGAATCCAAGGATGCGGCGCCTGCGGACAGCGGCGAGGTGATCGAGCTTTCCTTCGGTCACATCCAGAACCCCGGCCACGCGCTTGCGATCGCGCCGGAGGAGTTTAAACAGTTCGTCGAAGAGAAAACAAACGGCCGGGTGAAGATCACCATTTTCCCGTCAAGCCAGCTCGGGACCCAGCGCGAGATGATCGAACAGACGGTCATGGGAACGCTCGACATCAACTTTTCGAGTGTGGCGGAGCTCTCTACCGGTCTCAACAAGCCGATCATCGGCGCGTTTGAGCTCCCGTTCCTCTCCAAAGACCTGAAAACCCAGGAACGGCTGATCAATGAGGTCGTCATGCCCGAGCTGCCCAAACTGCTCGAGGGCACCGGTCTCAAGATGCTCAACTGCTATTCGAACGGCATCCGCCAGCCAATCTTAAAAACCCGTCCGATCACCAAGCTTGACGATCTCAAGGGACTCAAGATGCGCTGCGCGGAGACCCCGCTTTACGTCAACCTCTGGACATCGCTTGGATGCACCGTCGTCACCTCCCCGTGGAGCGAAGCGTACACCGTCGTGCAGCAGGGCGTTGCGGACGCGGCGGAAGCCGACGCGGTCGGCCTTGTGAACGTCAACCTTCAGGAGGTTTCCAATTACTATTCCCGCATGGGCCACATTGGCGCGATCTATCCGACCTACATCAACGAGGAAAAATGGAATTCGATCCCGGCTGACCTGCAGGAAATCATCATGGAATGCGCGGCCGAAAGCCAGGCGAAACAGATCGCCGACCGGCAGGGACTCGACGACATCGCGGAAAAGGCGATTGCGGACGCGGGCGTTGAGATCAACGACGTGCCGGACGAGGAACGCGCAAAGATGCGCGCGGCCTGCCAAAAGATGTACGATGATTTCGCGGCGGAAAACAACTGCCAGGAGCTGATCGACAAGCTGCTTGCCATCGACGCGTAA